The window CATGAGAACGGATGAGCGTGCGTGACGCCGGTTGCGCCCGAACGGTTCGGGTATTAGGGCATTAGAATAGCGCTACCCTAATGTCGCATCACATGCGCGCGGTGATCCTGAACCCGATCGGGTTCCTGGCCGACGTGGTGTCCGCGTTTCGCGCCAACCAGGGCATTCTCCTCTCGGGTGCCGTCGCCTACTACTCCATGCTTTCCGTGCTGCCGATGGCGGCGCTCGTCCTGTTGCTGCTTTCGCAGTTCGTCGATCAGGACACGCTGCTCGCGACCTTGTATACCTATCTCGATCTGATCACGGTGGACCAGTCGGAGGCGATCATGGAGCAGATTCGCCGCTATCTCGCCAACTGGCATTTCCACGGCGTGGTGGGGCTGGCGGTGATGCTGTTCTTCAGTTCCATGGCCTTCACCGCACTGGAAAACGCGATATGCGTAATCTTCCACCATCGGGTGGCGATCCAGCGCAGGCGCTTTCTCGTCTCGGCCATCCTGCCCTATTTCTACATGGTCCTGCTGACCGTCGGGCTGATGACGGTCAGTATCGTCAGCGCAGCGCTAGGCAGCAGCGAGACGCGGGTCATTCCCTTCCTCTGGTTCGACATATCGCTCGCCGAGACCTCTGCGACCATCGTCTATGTCTTCGGCATCCTCGGCGAGGTGCTGCTGCTCAGTTCCATCTACCTGGTCATGCCGGTCGGCAAGATCGCCTTTCGCCATGCGCTGATCGGCGGGGTGGCGGCGACCGTGCTGTGGGAGGCGACACGGCATGTCATGGTCTGGTGGTTCAGCACGGTGTCTGTGGTCAATGTGATCTACGGATCGTTCGCGACTATGATCCTGATCCTGGTGGGATTCGAGGTAGCGGCCCTGATCGTCCTGTTCGGTGCACAGGTCATCGCGGTGTACGAGCGCATCTGTATGCCCCGGGAACGGGATTC of the Gammaproteobacteria bacterium genome contains:
- a CDS encoding YihY/virulence factor BrkB family protein, translated to MSHHMRAVILNPIGFLADVVSAFRANQGILLSGAVAYYSMLSVLPMAALVLLLLSQFVDQDTLLATLYTYLDLITVDQSEAIMEQIRRYLANWHFHGVVGLAVMLFFSSMAFTALENAICVIFHHRVAIQRRRFLVSAILPYFYMVLLTVGLMTVSIVSAALGSSETRVIPFLWFDISLAETSATIVYVFGILGEVLLLSSIYLVMPVGKIAFRHALIGGVAATVLWEATRHVMVWWFSTVSVVNVIYGSFATMILILVGFEVAALIVLFGAQVIAVYERICMPRERDSGFQT